From a region of the Cucumis sativus cultivar 9930 chromosome 6, Cucumber_9930_V3, whole genome shotgun sequence genome:
- the LOC101216853 gene encoding probable inactive chitinase-like protein LaCIC translates to MELKRMKNNVYAIIFLSNFALLLFGGSAEQCGWQAGGAVCPNGLCCSQYGWCGTVKAYCAEGCQSQCRRRSNPTPIRGGGGGYIGGLISEDTFNQMFKHRNEPDCQNNGIYNYRAFLNAAQSFNGFATTGDESTRKRELAAFFGQTSKETTGGWETAPDGPYAWGYCFARQIDRSSYCSPSWDWPCAPNQQYYGRGPMQISYNYNYGQAGRALGLDLLNNPDLVATDAEVAFKTAIWFWMTPQGNKPSSHDVITGRWQPSDSDRDSGRYPGYGVITNIINGGVECGGGYNDAVNGRIEFYKRYCDMLGVSYGDNLDCYHQRSFA, encoded by the exons CTGAGCAATGCGGGTGGCAGGCCGGGGGCGCTGTTTGCCCCAACGGGCTGTGTTGCAGCCAATATGGGTGGTGCGGCACCGTCAAAGCCTACTGTGCGGAGGGCTGCCAAAGCCAATGTCGTCGTCGTTCAAACCCGACTCCTATccgtggtggtggtggaggcTACATTGGTGGGCTAATCAGCGAGGACACTTTCAACCAAATGTTTAAGCATAGAAATGAACCAGACTGTCAAAACAATGGAATCTATAACTACCGTGCTTTTCTTAATGCTGCTCAATCCTTTAATGGCTTTGCTACAACGGGAGATGAGTCCACTCGTAAAAGGGAGCTGGCGGCTTTCTTCGGCCAAACCTCTAAGGAAACTACAG GAGGATGGGAAACCGCACCCGATGGTCCATATGCATGGGGATATTGTTTCGCAAGACAAATAGATCGGAGTAGTTACTGCTCACCTAGCTGGGACTGGCCTTGCGCTCCTAACCAACAATATTACGGACGTGGACCTATGCAAATCTCTTA cAATTACAACTACGGACAAGCTGGTCGAGCTTTGGGGTTGGATTTACTAAACAATCCAGATTTGGTAGCCACTGATGCAGAGGTAGCATTCAAGACAGCCATTTGGTTTTGGATGACACCACAAGGAAACAAACCATCATCTCACGATGTTATTACCGGTCGATGGCAGCCATCAGACTCCGATAGAGATTCGGGAAGATACCCTGGTTACGGTGTCATTACCAACATCATTAATGGTGGAGTCGAATGTGGAGGTGGTTATAATGATGCAGTGAACGGTAGAATTGAATTTTACAAAAGGTACTGTGACATGTTAGGTGTTAGCTATGGAGACAACTTGGACTGCTACCATCAAAGGTCTTTTGCTTAA
- the LOC101214612 gene encoding isocitrate dehydrogenase [NAD] regulatory subunit 1, mitochondrial, whose translation MARRSLPILKQLLSKSSSSENPALLSSCFKSSIDAQSRSVTYMPRPGDGAPRAVTLIPGDGIGPLVTGAVEQVMDAMHAPVYFEKFEIHGDMKKVPQEVIDSIKKNKVCLKGGLVTPVGGGVSSLNVQLRKELDLYASLVNCFNLPGLPTRHENVDIVVIRENTEGEYSGLEHEVVPGVVESLKVITKFCSERIAKYAFEYAYLNNRKKVTAVHKANIMKLADGLFLESCREVATKYPGIKYNEVIVDNCCMQLVSKPEQFDVMVTPNLYGNLVANTAAGIAGGTGVMPGGNVGADHAVFEQGASAGNVGNERLVEQKKANPVALLLSSAMMLRHLQFPSFADRLETAVKKVIFEGKYRTKDLGGQSTTQEVIDAVIASLD comes from the exons ATGGCTCGAAGATCCTTACCGATCCTCAAGCAGCTTCTCTCTAAATCCTCCTCTTCCGAGAATCCTGCGCTTTTGTCCTCATGTTTCAAATCCTCAATCGACGCTCAAAGTCGATCCGTCACTTACATGCCCCGACCTGGAGATGGTGCACCCCGAGCCGTTACCTTGATTCCCGGAGATGGAATTGGCCCCTTGGTTACTGGCGCCGTGGAGCAAGTCATGGATGCGATGCACGCTCCTGTGTATTTCGAGAAGTTTGAGATTCATGGGGATATGAAGAAGGTGCCTCAAGAAGTAATTGACTcgattaagaaaaacaaagtgtgTTTGAAGGGAGGATTGGTGACACCTGTTGGTGGTGGTGTGAGTTCGTTGAATGTGCAATTGAGGAAAGAGCTTGATCTTTATGCGTCGCTTGTGAATTGTTTTAATCTTCCTGGGCTTCCTACCAGGCATGAGAATGTTGATATTGTTGTGATTAGGGAGAATACAGAGGGTGAGTACTCTGGGTTGGAGCACGAGGTCGTTCCTGGCGTCGTGGAAAGTCTTAAG GTGATTACAAAGTTTTGTTCTGAGCGCATTGCTAAATATGCTTTTGAGTATGCTTACCTGAACAACAGAAAGAAAGTTACAGCTGTGCACAAAGCAAATATCATGAAGCTTGCAGATGGTCTGTTTCTAGAATCTTGTCGAGAGGTTGCCACAAAGTATCCTGGAATAAAGTACAATGAAGTTATTGTCGACAACTGCTGCATGCAACTTGTATCAAAGCCTGAGCAATTTGATGTTATG GTGACACCCAATCTTTATGGAAATCTTGTAGCAAACACAGCTGCTGGTATTGCCGGTGGAACAGGGGTTATGCCGGGAG GCAATGTTGGTGCTGATCACGCTGTTTTTGAGCAAGGAGCTTCAGCAGGAAATGTGGGGAATGAAAGGCTTGTGGAACAAAAGAAAGCAAACCCTGTGGCGCTGCTCTTATCATCCGCCATGATGCTTAGACATCTTCAGTTTCCTTCTTTTGCTGATCGATTGGAAACAGCAGTCAAGAAGGTGATATTTGAAGGCAAGTACCGAACCAAGGACCTCGGTGGACAGAGCACGACACAGGAGGTCATTGATGCAGTCATAGCTTCTTTAGATTGA
- the LOC101214852 gene encoding probable acyl-activating enzyme 2 isoform X1, with protein MNRFLHNHLFRSVVSLNRALWTWNFPSNRRGFSDLPESWKSMTGLVRCPANDVPLSPISFLERTAKAYRDTTSIVYGSMSFTWEETYNRCLKLASAMTQLGISSGQVVATLAPNVPAMYELHFAVPMAGAVLCTLNSRHDSSMVSVLLRHSEAKIIFVDHQLFEVACEAIRLLEQGDSEPPKLVLILDSEHGSSPASISSNVYEYESLIASGSCEFEVRRPKSEWDPISINYTSGTTSMPKGVVYSHRGAYLNSLATVLLGGMGSMPVYLWTCPMFHCNGWCLTWGVAAQGGTNLCLRKVSPKAIFEKIALHNATHMAAAPTVLNMIANSPVSDRRLLPNKVDVLTGGSPPPPQVLAEMEEMGFRICHLYGLTETYGPGTYCTWKPMWDDLPSDEKSRIRARQGIHHVGLQEVDVRDPKTMASVPTDGKTMGEIMFRGNTVMSGYFKNQKATEEAFMGGWFHSGDAAVKHPDHYIEVKDRLKDVIISGGENISTVEVETILFSHPSVLEAAVVARPDDHWGETPCAFVVLKEGCNTVTAQQLIDYCRDRLPHYMAPRTIVFQDLPKTSTGKVQKFILRERAKAMGSLS; from the exons ATGAATCGGTTTCTTCACAACCACTTGTTCCGTTCAGTTGTGAGCTTGAACAGAGCGCTTTGGACTTGGAATTTCCCTTCGAACCGTCGTGGTTTCTCTGATTTGCCTGAATCTTGGAAATCGATGACGGGTTTGGTTCGATGCCCTGCAAACGATGTTCCTCTGTCTCCGATAAGCTTTTTGGAACGAACGGCTAAAGCTTACAGAGACACAACTTCGATTGTGTACGGTTCTATGTCGTTTACTTGGGAAGAAACCTATAATCGGTGTCTCAAATTGGCTTCTGCGATGACCCAGCTTGGGATTTCCTCTGGTCAAGTG GTTGCAACTCTGGCTCCTAATGTCCCTGCCATGTATGAGCTCCACTTTGCTGTTCCCATGGCTGGTGCTGTTCTTTGTACTTTGAATAGTCGCCACGATTCATCTATGGTGTCAGTCTTGCTGAGACATTCAGAAGCTAAGATCATTTTTGTAGATCATCAGTTGTTTGAAGTTGCTTGCGAGGCAATCCGGCTACTTGAACAAGGAGATTCAGAACCACCTAAACTAGTTTTGATTCTTGATTCTGAGCATGGTTCATCTCCAGCTTCGATATCTTCTAATGTTTATGAATATGAAAGTCTGATTGCATCTGGGAGTTGTGAATTTGAGGTCCGAAGACCGAAAAGCGAATGGGATCCAATTAGTATAAACTACACTTCTGGCACTACATCTATGCCTAAAGGGGTTGTATATAGTCATAGAGGTGCCTATCTCAATTCCTTGGCAACAGTTCTGCTCGGTGGAATGGGATCGATGCCGGTTTACCTTTGGACTTGTCCTATGTTTCATTGCAATGGATGGTGCCTTACTTGGGGAGTTGCAGCTCAAGGTGGTACAAATCTTTGTCTCAGAAAAGTCTCACCTAAGGcaatatttgagaaaatagctTTGCACAATGCCACACACATGGCTGCTGCACCCACTGTCTTGAACATGATTGCGAACTCTCCCGTGAGTGATCGCAGGCTACTTCCAAACAAGGTGGATGTCTTGACAGGCGGTTCGCCACCTCCGCCACAGGTACTTGCTGAGATGGAAGAGATGGGATTCCGAATCTGTCACTTGTATGGTCTAACTGAGACATATGGTCCTGGGACATATTGCACATGGAAGCCAATGTGGGATGATCTTCCTTCTGATGAAAAATCAAGGATTCGAGCTCGTCAAGGCATCCATCATGTTGGTCTGCAGGAGGTGGATGTAAGAGATCCCAAGACGATGGCTAGCGTTCCGACTGATGGGAAAACAATGGGAGAGATAATGTTTAGAGGGAATACTGTGATGAGTGGATacttcaaaaaccaaaaagcaACAGAGGAAGCTTTCATGGGAGGGTGGTTTCACAGTGGAGATGCTGCAGTGAAACACCCTGATCATTATATCGAAGTAAAGGATCGCCTGAAGGACGTCATCATCTCAGGTGGGGAGAATATAAGCACAGTCGAGGTCGAAACTATTTTGTTCAGTCATCCATCAGTTCTAGAGGCTGCCGTTGTAGCCCGCCCTGATGATCATTGGGGAGAGACACCTTGTGCATTTGTTGTATTGAAGGAAGGATGCAACACCGTCACTGCCCAACAACTTATCGATTACTGTCGAGATCGTTTGCCGCATTACATGGCGCCTCGAACGATAGTATTTCAAGATTTGCCAAAGACTTCAACAGGAAAGGTTCAAAAGTTCATATTGAGGGAAAGAGCTAAGGCTATGGGAAGCCTTTCTTGA
- the LOC101214852 gene encoding probable acyl-activating enzyme 2 isoform X2: MLLEQVATLAPNVPAMYELHFAVPMAGAVLCTLNSRHDSSMVSVLLRHSEAKIIFVDHQLFEVACEAIRLLEQGDSEPPKLVLILDSEHGSSPASISSNVYEYESLIASGSCEFEVRRPKSEWDPISINYTSGTTSMPKGVVYSHRGAYLNSLATVLLGGMGSMPVYLWTCPMFHCNGWCLTWGVAAQGGTNLCLRKVSPKAIFEKIALHNATHMAAAPTVLNMIANSPVSDRRLLPNKVDVLTGGSPPPPQVLAEMEEMGFRICHLYGLTETYGPGTYCTWKPMWDDLPSDEKSRIRARQGIHHVGLQEVDVRDPKTMASVPTDGKTMGEIMFRGNTVMSGYFKNQKATEEAFMGGWFHSGDAAVKHPDHYIEVKDRLKDVIISGGENISTVEVETILFSHPSVLEAAVVARPDDHWGETPCAFVVLKEGCNTVTAQQLIDYCRDRLPHYMAPRTIVFQDLPKTSTGKVQKFILRERAKAMGSLS, from the exons ATGTTATTAGAGCAG GTTGCAACTCTGGCTCCTAATGTCCCTGCCATGTATGAGCTCCACTTTGCTGTTCCCATGGCTGGTGCTGTTCTTTGTACTTTGAATAGTCGCCACGATTCATCTATGGTGTCAGTCTTGCTGAGACATTCAGAAGCTAAGATCATTTTTGTAGATCATCAGTTGTTTGAAGTTGCTTGCGAGGCAATCCGGCTACTTGAACAAGGAGATTCAGAACCACCTAAACTAGTTTTGATTCTTGATTCTGAGCATGGTTCATCTCCAGCTTCGATATCTTCTAATGTTTATGAATATGAAAGTCTGATTGCATCTGGGAGTTGTGAATTTGAGGTCCGAAGACCGAAAAGCGAATGGGATCCAATTAGTATAAACTACACTTCTGGCACTACATCTATGCCTAAAGGGGTTGTATATAGTCATAGAGGTGCCTATCTCAATTCCTTGGCAACAGTTCTGCTCGGTGGAATGGGATCGATGCCGGTTTACCTTTGGACTTGTCCTATGTTTCATTGCAATGGATGGTGCCTTACTTGGGGAGTTGCAGCTCAAGGTGGTACAAATCTTTGTCTCAGAAAAGTCTCACCTAAGGcaatatttgagaaaatagctTTGCACAATGCCACACACATGGCTGCTGCACCCACTGTCTTGAACATGATTGCGAACTCTCCCGTGAGTGATCGCAGGCTACTTCCAAACAAGGTGGATGTCTTGACAGGCGGTTCGCCACCTCCGCCACAGGTACTTGCTGAGATGGAAGAGATGGGATTCCGAATCTGTCACTTGTATGGTCTAACTGAGACATATGGTCCTGGGACATATTGCACATGGAAGCCAATGTGGGATGATCTTCCTTCTGATGAAAAATCAAGGATTCGAGCTCGTCAAGGCATCCATCATGTTGGTCTGCAGGAGGTGGATGTAAGAGATCCCAAGACGATGGCTAGCGTTCCGACTGATGGGAAAACAATGGGAGAGATAATGTTTAGAGGGAATACTGTGATGAGTGGATacttcaaaaaccaaaaagcaACAGAGGAAGCTTTCATGGGAGGGTGGTTTCACAGTGGAGATGCTGCAGTGAAACACCCTGATCATTATATCGAAGTAAAGGATCGCCTGAAGGACGTCATCATCTCAGGTGGGGAGAATATAAGCACAGTCGAGGTCGAAACTATTTTGTTCAGTCATCCATCAGTTCTAGAGGCTGCCGTTGTAGCCCGCCCTGATGATCATTGGGGAGAGACACCTTGTGCATTTGTTGTATTGAAGGAAGGATGCAACACCGTCACTGCCCAACAACTTATCGATTACTGTCGAGATCGTTTGCCGCATTACATGGCGCCTCGAACGATAGTATTTCAAGATTTGCCAAAGACTTCAACAGGAAAGGTTCAAAAGTTCATATTGAGGGAAAGAGCTAAGGCTATGGGAAGCCTTTCTTGA